Proteins found in one Deltaproteobacteria bacterium IMCC39524 genomic segment:
- a CDS encoding tRNA (cytidine(34)-2'-O)-methyltransferase: MKNNAPPFHIVLVEPEIPPNTGNIARLCGATGTILHLVGKLGFSIDDKHLKRAGLDYWEAVDVRRWESLQELQENFPDGRFWYTSKKAAKSHVQANFQPGDFLVFGKETLGLSEELLQNNTEHSIRISIHNPVVRSLNLSTSAGIVLYEALRQVGHLD; encoded by the coding sequence ATGAAAAATAACGCCCCTCCCTTCCATATCGTACTGGTAGAACCAGAAATCCCGCCGAACACCGGCAACATTGCCAGACTTTGCGGTGCAACGGGGACTATATTGCATCTCGTCGGCAAACTCGGTTTTTCTATCGACGACAAGCACCTCAAGCGCGCTGGGCTGGATTACTGGGAAGCTGTCGATGTGCGAAGATGGGAGTCTCTGCAGGAATTGCAGGAGAATTTTCCGGATGGACGATTCTGGTATACCTCAAAGAAGGCCGCCAAGAGCCATGTCCAGGCAAATTTTCAGCCGGGAGATTTCCTGGTTTTCGGCAAGGAGACACTGGGGCTTTCAGAAGAACTGCTACAAAACAATACCGAACACTCAATTCGCATTTCGATTCACAATCCCGTCGTCCGCAGTTTAAACCTTTCCACGTCTGCCGGAATCGTTCTTTATGAAGCTTTAAGGCAAGTGGGTCATTTGGACTAA
- a CDS encoding lysophospholipid acyltransferase family protein: MPCYCCAQNAQERSRMIRYWLEYIPFIMTATIVRLLPRSTALALGRKLGKLGMLLQPNRVMIADKNLRHAFPDKTSDEREVLVKKVFGDMGVGLIEMVRLDMFDGKQDLEKLFTIEGEEHIKEALKLGKGCILLAGHIGFWEAGNFVYPTLGYPIGIVAKPMRNPLVDRYFRRMREHYGGYVIDSFKGARRIFKALQQNHLVGILMDQHMPRSQSAVRVPFFGRPAYTTPIISQLAMKYQVPIIAAFSYRNEDNTYQVKMSPYFFLDPEISEENIVTNTALLTKKIEDGIRHDISQWFWVHRRWKHMKQDEK, encoded by the coding sequence GTGCCATGCTATTGTTGCGCGCAAAACGCCCAAGAAAGATCAAGAATGATACGCTACTGGCTCGAATACATCCCCTTCATAATGACAGCAACAATTGTCCGCCTGTTACCGCGCAGTACAGCACTTGCTCTTGGTCGCAAGCTTGGCAAACTTGGCATGCTCCTGCAACCTAACCGCGTTATGATCGCAGATAAGAACCTACGTCATGCCTTCCCTGACAAAACCAGCGACGAACGAGAGGTTCTTGTCAAGAAAGTCTTTGGTGACATGGGTGTTGGCCTTATCGAGATGGTGCGCCTCGACATGTTTGACGGCAAACAAGACCTGGAAAAGCTCTTTACAATTGAAGGAGAGGAGCATATCAAAGAGGCCCTGAAGCTTGGCAAAGGCTGCATCCTCCTCGCCGGGCATATCGGTTTCTGGGAAGCGGGGAACTTCGTTTACCCTACACTCGGATATCCAATAGGAATTGTTGCCAAGCCGATGAGAAACCCTCTCGTCGATAGATACTTCAGACGTATGCGCGAACACTATGGTGGCTATGTCATCGATAGCTTCAAAGGAGCTCGTCGAATTTTCAAAGCCTTACAGCAGAACCACCTGGTCGGAATCCTGATGGATCAACATATGCCTCGTAGTCAATCGGCGGTACGTGTCCCTTTTTTTGGTCGACCGGCTTACACCACGCCGATCATTTCACAGCTTGCCATGAAATATCAGGTGCCGATCATAGCGGCGTTCTCCTATCGCAATGAAGACAACACATACCAGGTTAAGATGTCTCCCTACTTCTTCCTTGACCCTGAGATTTCTGAAGAGAACATTGTCACCAACACAGCACTCTTAACAAAAAAGATCGAAGATGGCATCAGACACGATATCAGCCAGTGGTTCTGGGTCCATCGTCGCTGGAAGCATATGAAACAAGATGAAAAATAA
- a CDS encoding homocysteine synthase — translation MSEETQYGLGTKALHAGQEADPTTNSRAVPIYQTSSYLFDSSEHAAKLFSLAEMGNIYTRIMNPTTDVLEKRLAELDGGVGALAMASGTAAINLAILNLAKAGDNIVSTQYLYGGSYNMFNYTLKRMGITVKFVDSSDPENVAKAIDEKTKAVFTESIGNPKNNVDDFETIARIAHDNGLPFIVDNTVATPILFKPFEHGADITCYSLTKFIGGHGTSIGGAVVDSGNFDWSSGRFDEYTTPDPSYHGLVYHEALGPLAYILKMRLTLLRDMGPCISPFNSFQILQGLETLHVRMPRHCENAIKVAQFLESHPSVEWVNYPGLESHLDYERAKRYMPKGQGAILGFGIKGGRDAGAKFIDSVKLCSHLANIGDAKTLVIHPASTTHQQLSDQEQMASGVSPDYIRVSVGIEDVEDIIEDLNQALKASQE, via the coding sequence ATGTCAGAGGAAACACAATACGGCCTCGGAACCAAGGCCCTTCATGCAGGCCAGGAAGCGGACCCAACAACCAACTCAAGAGCCGTTCCTATCTACCAGACAAGCTCCTACTTGTTCGACTCAAGCGAGCACGCTGCCAAGCTCTTCTCTCTCGCCGAGATGGGTAATATTTATACTCGCATCATGAACCCGACGACCGACGTGCTGGAGAAGCGACTGGCCGAGCTTGATGGGGGCGTAGGCGCACTGGCCATGGCATCGGGAACAGCAGCGATCAACCTGGCAATCCTCAATCTGGCCAAAGCTGGCGACAATATCGTCTCGACCCAGTATCTCTATGGTGGGTCGTATAACATGTTCAACTACACCCTGAAACGAATGGGAATTACCGTCAAGTTTGTCGACAGCAGCGATCCGGAGAATGTTGCCAAAGCAATCGATGAAAAAACCAAGGCCGTTTTCACTGAATCAATCGGTAACCCAAAGAACAATGTTGACGATTTTGAAACAATTGCGCGGATTGCGCATGACAACGGCCTTCCTTTTATTGTCGACAATACCGTAGCAACGCCTATCTTGTTCAAGCCTTTTGAACATGGCGCGGATATCACCTGTTATTCATTAACCAAGTTTATCGGTGGGCATGGGACCAGCATCGGCGGAGCGGTTGTCGACAGCGGCAACTTCGACTGGTCGAGCGGACGTTTCGATGAATACACGACTCCCGATCCCAGCTACCATGGCCTCGTCTATCATGAAGCACTCGGACCGCTGGCCTATATCCTCAAAATGCGCCTCACTCTACTCCGCGACATGGGCCCCTGCATCTCTCCTTTCAATTCATTCCAGATCTTGCAGGGGCTGGAAACCTTGCACGTTCGCATGCCGAGACACTGTGAAAATGCAATAAAAGTCGCCCAGTTCCTCGAAAGCCATCCTTCGGTTGAATGGGTAAATTATCCCGGACTCGAGAGTCACCTCGATTACGAGAGAGCGAAACGTTATATGCCGAAAGGCCAAGGCGCAATCCTCGGCTTCGGTATCAAAGGTGGTAGAGACGCTGGCGCCAAGTTTATTGACTCCGTCAAGCTCTGTAGCCATCTGGCCAATATCGGCGATGCCAAAACCCTGGTCATACATCCGGCCAGTACAACACACCAGCAGCTTTCGGACCAAGAGCAGATGGCCTCGGGAGTCAGCCCCGATTACATCCGGGTCTCTGTAGGCATAGAAGACGTTGAAGACATCATCGAAGATCTTAACCAGGCACTTAAAGCAAGTCAGGAATAA
- a CDS encoding NFACT family protein encodes MDSVLFQAMAIELNRKLSRSRLDKVVQTGAGTLVLKFWTGQEKLQLLFKVEGQSCFYLTRESYSAPAKPPRICQLLRARLRNLLEVRAEPFDRIAHFGFLGPEGARYDLIFEAFGPQGNLILVDEDGRIVDLLYRQENKRKLMPGEIYELPPQKSRISLFHNLEEAAGALLKAEQGGDLRLAEVSPLSPALAQAISQARQTGQSFEAILTRIRDVFHSGSFSPQRFSWDDQIGLLPLYLGKQDCAEDEFADLSILFETDLAQAAGESVKDLRSRLSTVISKQRKRLKKRLEHIEVESQRQADPERFRIMGDLLLANLHLFKRGANSVEVEDYYQAPPVKVNIELDNKATPQENAERYFKLFRKAKRSGDHHARRLLDTQEEQEWLDQVELSLDEAVSGVDLYQVQLELEAAGMLKQTKGQLGRRQSTRPEDQLYKTVSPGGWQLFWGKNSRTNDHVSRHMTGPQDMWFHAKGMPGAHLVLKCGDSADKVSEEDLHYAASFAAGYSKGKDDGKVEVIVAQGRNVKKPKGARPGLVTVDSYHTVMVAPARLPE; translated from the coding sequence ATGGACAGTGTTCTCTTTCAGGCAATGGCTATTGAACTCAATCGCAAGCTCTCCAGGAGCAGGCTCGACAAGGTCGTCCAGACCGGTGCCGGCACCCTGGTTCTCAAGTTCTGGACCGGTCAGGAGAAGCTTCAGCTGCTCTTCAAGGTTGAGGGACAAAGCTGCTTTTATTTGACTCGAGAAAGCTATTCTGCGCCGGCCAAACCGCCACGCATCTGTCAGCTGTTAAGGGCCAGGTTGCGCAATCTGCTTGAGGTTCGAGCCGAGCCGTTTGATCGTATTGCCCACTTCGGTTTCCTGGGACCTGAAGGCGCTCGCTATGACCTGATCTTTGAAGCCTTCGGGCCACAGGGCAACCTGATCCTGGTCGATGAAGACGGTCGTATCGTTGATCTTCTTTATCGGCAGGAGAACAAGCGCAAATTGATGCCCGGGGAGATCTATGAACTGCCACCACAAAAGTCGCGCATCTCTCTTTTTCATAACCTTGAGGAAGCCGCCGGCGCTTTACTGAAAGCAGAGCAGGGTGGAGACCTTCGCCTTGCCGAAGTCTCACCTCTGTCGCCCGCCCTGGCTCAGGCTATTTCTCAGGCACGTCAGACGGGCCAATCATTCGAGGCCATCCTGACGCGCATCAGAGATGTCTTTCATTCCGGCTCATTCTCACCACAGCGGTTTTCATGGGATGACCAGATCGGTCTGCTGCCCCTGTATCTTGGTAAACAAGATTGTGCAGAAGATGAGTTTGCCGACCTCTCAATCCTGTTTGAAACAGACCTTGCACAAGCAGCCGGTGAATCAGTCAAAGACCTCAGGTCACGTCTGAGTACGGTCATCAGCAAACAACGCAAGCGCCTCAAAAAGAGGCTGGAACATATAGAAGTAGAAAGCCAACGCCAGGCCGATCCGGAACGTTTTCGCATTATGGGTGATCTGCTGCTGGCGAACCTGCATCTGTTCAAGAGGGGCGCAAATTCTGTCGAAGTGGAAGACTATTACCAAGCTCCTCCTGTAAAGGTGAACATAGAACTGGATAACAAGGCAACGCCACAGGAGAATGCTGAGCGCTACTTCAAGCTCTTTCGCAAGGCCAAACGTTCCGGAGATCATCACGCCCGCAGGCTGCTGGATACCCAAGAAGAGCAGGAGTGGCTGGACCAGGTTGAACTCTCACTTGATGAAGCTGTCAGCGGCGTCGACCTTTATCAGGTGCAGCTGGAACTGGAGGCGGCTGGCATGTTGAAGCAAACCAAGGGTCAACTTGGCCGGCGCCAGTCCACTCGTCCCGAAGATCAACTCTACAAGACCGTGTCCCCCGGCGGCTGGCAGTTGTTCTGGGGAAAGAACAGCCGCACCAATGATCATGTCAGTCGTCACATGACCGGCCCTCAGGATATGTGGTTTCACGCCAAGGGAATGCCCGGCGCTCACCTGGTTCTGAAGTGTGGTGACAGTGCCGACAAGGTGAGTGAAGAGGACCTGCATTACGCCGCGTCTTTTGCCGCCGGTTACTCCAAGGGTAAGGATGACGGCAAGGTAGAGGTGATCGTTGCACAGGGCAGGAATGTCAAGAAGCCGAAAGGGGCCAGGCCAGGCTTGGTTACGGTCGATTCCTACCATACGGTGATGGTTGCTCCTGCAAGACTTCCTGAATAA
- a CDS encoding DsrE family protein — protein MSFTLMTAFALFTLLSQPISSFALDDKLAFSGLTSTRSIYDVRSNDEKKLQFIFKVIRDTYDGATQQGVKQRTVVSMRGPTVRLLVRGRQGDKDLQQETVGLINELAERDIRLEACGYALNLFGVEPEDLYAGIHAVGNSLNSVVGYQTKGYALVPMN, from the coding sequence ATGAGCTTCACCTTAATGACAGCCTTTGCATTGTTTACACTTTTGAGCCAGCCGATCTCTTCATTCGCCCTGGATGACAAGCTTGCTTTTTCTGGCCTTACATCAACTCGATCAATTTACGATGTCAGGAGTAATGATGAGAAGAAGCTGCAGTTCATCTTCAAGGTGATTCGAGATACTTACGACGGGGCCACTCAGCAAGGAGTCAAACAAAGGACTGTTGTCAGTATGCGTGGACCAACTGTGAGATTGCTTGTTCGGGGACGTCAGGGAGATAAAGATTTGCAGCAAGAGACGGTAGGACTGATCAACGAGCTTGCCGAGCGAGACATTCGCCTGGAAGCGTGTGGTTATGCGCTCAACCTGTTTGGTGTAGAACCGGAGGATCTTTATGCAGGGATCCACGCTGTTGGCAACAGCCTGAACTCGGTGGTGGGGTATCAGACTAAAGGATATGCTCTAGTGCCCATGAATTGA
- a CDS encoding Crp/Fnr family transcriptional regulator, producing the protein MNYSQILKTCPFFAGLSDEDIEALMGIARIRESSRGELLFSDGEKAIGFFVVLDGKVKVYKLSPDGKERILHIIHPGGTFAEAAIFADGLYPAYAEPLQSSKLLFLPKEGFLNLLMDNGRISINMIAGLSKFLRQFANQIEDLTFKDVPSRLARYLMALSEGVKASVELPISKSQLASNLGTVSETLSRTLRKLSEDDLISVSGKRVEILDFERLEELAEKCKEG; encoded by the coding sequence ATGAACTACTCCCAAATACTTAAAACCTGTCCTTTCTTTGCTGGCCTTTCCGACGAGGATATAGAAGCCTTGATGGGGATTGCCCGCATCCGTGAATCTTCTCGAGGTGAATTGCTTTTCTCCGATGGTGAAAAGGCCATTGGGTTTTTTGTGGTTCTGGACGGTAAAGTCAAAGTTTACAAACTTTCTCCGGATGGCAAGGAGCGTATCCTTCATATTATCCACCCTGGCGGCACCTTTGCCGAGGCCGCTATCTTCGCTGATGGCTTGTATCCGGCCTACGCTGAGCCACTTCAATCTTCAAAATTACTGTTCCTCCCTAAAGAAGGCTTTCTTAACCTGTTGATGGATAATGGCAGAATCTCCATCAACATGATCGCTGGCCTTTCAAAGTTTCTCAGGCAGTTCGCCAACCAGATAGAAGACCTGACCTTCAAGGACGTCCCGTCACGTCTTGCACGTTACCTTATGGCTCTCTCAGAAGGTGTGAAAGCTTCAGTAGAACTACCCATCTCGAAGAGCCAACTGGCTTCCAACCTTGGAACGGTTAGTGAAACGCTTTCACGGACCTTGCGAAAGCTCTCTGAAGATGACCTGATCAGTGTCTCCGGCAAGAGGGTTGAAATTCTTGATTTTGAGCGCCTGGAAGAACTTGCTGAAAAATGTAAGGAAGGTTAG
- a CDS encoding multiheme c-type cytochrome has product MSRFFRLLCLTGLALSIACTVFAEDCIECHKRETPAAVTQWQGSVHAAAVGCSACHGEDHEAIINGKAFVDAKVCGRCHEKAFHEHVDSKHGMGLHAGWGCTRNLESRDPRECSFCHEEGSTKPKTTVQCARFLTQSSEMGALGCNRCHQVENSCASCHTNHITDLASVRAPESCATCHMGPDHPQWEMWQTSRHGVLFEALGEEFGPTCQRCHMPEGSHNVSFGITMSPAMIQPPPEERAVQRQEMLSVCIQCHSRSFSERELTSGDAILEQSKALIKEAADIIRDLADHNLLVPSLQERPEHPLRGRELVLDAQMLYEDISHVERLFFKMKKYDLAKTVKGAFHQNPAYTHWYGNAELKMTLVDIKAEAARLHASVSTREVKAQKHVEQDLYLSLEEELQILKRKHERGAITADQYRESKQELFEKLPEVESE; this is encoded by the coding sequence ATGAGTCGTTTTTTTCGTTTGCTCTGCCTGACTGGCCTGGCCCTCAGCATAGCCTGTACGGTTTTTGCTGAAGATTGCATTGAGTGCCACAAAAGGGAGACACCTGCTGCGGTAACGCAATGGCAGGGCAGCGTTCATGCAGCAGCTGTTGGCTGTAGCGCTTGCCATGGTGAGGATCATGAGGCGATCATCAATGGCAAGGCATTCGTTGATGCCAAGGTTTGCGGTCGTTGTCACGAAAAGGCCTTTCACGAACACGTCGATAGTAAACATGGTATGGGACTGCACGCTGGGTGGGGGTGCACACGTAATCTTGAAAGTCGGGATCCGCGTGAATGTTCTTTCTGTCATGAGGAGGGCAGCACAAAACCAAAAACGACTGTGCAGTGTGCCCGCTTTTTAACTCAGTCTTCAGAGATGGGAGCGCTCGGGTGCAATCGTTGCCACCAGGTTGAGAACTCCTGTGCGTCTTGCCATACCAATCATATAACGGACCTTGCTTCCGTGCGCGCTCCGGAATCGTGTGCCACCTGCCATATGGGCCCTGATCATCCCCAGTGGGAGATGTGGCAGACCTCACGACATGGTGTGCTCTTTGAGGCCCTTGGTGAAGAGTTTGGGCCAACCTGCCAACGTTGCCATATGCCAGAAGGGTCCCACAACGTCTCCTTCGGAATCACAATGTCACCGGCCATGATACAGCCGCCACCAGAAGAACGGGCTGTGCAACGCCAGGAAATGCTAAGTGTCTGCATCCAATGTCATTCCCGTTCATTCTCTGAGCGTGAACTGACAAGCGGCGATGCCATTCTTGAACAGAGCAAGGCTTTGATCAAGGAAGCCGCTGATATCATCAGAGATCTTGCTGATCACAACCTCCTTGTCCCATCGCTGCAAGAACGGCCGGAACATCCTTTGCGTGGTCGGGAACTGGTTCTCGATGCCCAGATGCTCTATGAGGATATCTCGCACGTTGAGAGGCTCTTCTTTAAAATGAAGAAATATGATCTCGCCAAAACGGTTAAAGGGGCCTTTCATCAAAACCCGGCTTATACCCATTGGTATGGTAATGCTGAGCTGAAGATGACTTTGGTGGATATCAAGGCTGAGGCGGCACGGTTGCACGCGAGTGTTTCAACCCGTGAGGTGAAGGCTCAGAAACATGTAGAGCAAGACCTTTATCTGTCTCTGGAGGAGGAGCTGCAGATTCTTAAACGTAAGCATGAACGTGGTGCAATCACTGCTGATCAATATCGCGAAAGCAAGCAAGAGTTGTTTGAAAAGCTGCCAGAAGTGGAATCTGAGTAA
- a CDS encoding nitrous oxide-stimulated promoter family protein, producing MKENKAKSVLPLTRKELKDLKVLLQFTAVYCSQKHDADRADVTTDEPELQSLPLHKYPVCGECRDFVLYAFERRLRCPLEEKPICKHCTVHCYKPGHREKVREIMRFSGQYLIKRGRLDLLWHYFF from the coding sequence TTGAAAGAGAATAAAGCTAAATCAGTTCTGCCACTCACACGAAAAGAGCTCAAAGATCTCAAGGTTCTGTTGCAGTTTACAGCGGTGTATTGCTCGCAGAAGCATGATGCTGATCGTGCTGACGTTACGACTGATGAGCCTGAGTTGCAATCTCTTCCACTCCACAAGTATCCTGTATGTGGAGAGTGTCGTGATTTCGTTCTCTATGCGTTTGAACGGCGTCTTCGTTGCCCTCTGGAAGAGAAACCGATTTGTAAACACTGCACTGTGCACTGCTACAAACCGGGCCACCGGGAGAAAGTTCGTGAAATTATGCGCTTTTCAGGTCAGTACCTGATCAAGCGCGGCAGGCTCGATCTCCTCTGGCATTATTTTTTCTAG
- a CDS encoding HD domain-containing protein translates to MFNLIVKVSTEEDTFLESVRAAMEEYFGDDQRRIDHALQVSLYARELLSYIDADPVQTLAAAYLHDIGIPEAERVHGSSAGNFQEIEGPPIAAEILAKLNTEDVLASSIVKIVGNHHTSGAIDSTEFRIIWDADALVNFASVLPGKSEAQIESVLQGHMVTEAGYRMARNIFLKDTESHKQCLTGHRPTILP, encoded by the coding sequence GTGTTTAACCTTATTGTTAAAGTCAGCACGGAAGAGGACACCTTCCTGGAGAGCGTTCGTGCTGCTATGGAAGAGTACTTCGGTGATGACCAACGACGCATTGATCATGCCTTGCAGGTCTCTCTCTATGCGCGAGAACTCTTGTCTTATATCGATGCGGATCCGGTGCAAACGCTGGCCGCCGCCTACTTGCATGATATCGGTATCCCTGAAGCTGAACGTGTCCACGGCTCCAGTGCCGGCAATTTTCAAGAGATAGAAGGCCCACCAATCGCAGCAGAAATCCTTGCGAAGTTAAACACTGAAGATGTTCTTGCAAGCTCAATTGTAAAGATCGTTGGAAATCATCATACCTCTGGTGCGATCGACTCCACGGAGTTCCGTATTATCTGGGATGCCGATGCCCTGGTTAACTTCGCCTCTGTTCTGCCAGGCAAAAGTGAAGCTCAGATAGAATCCGTATTGCAAGGACACATGGTCACCGAGGCCGGATACCGCATGGCCCGTAATATCTTTTTGAAAGACACGGAGAGTCATAAACAATGCCTGACCGGACACCGACCCACGATTTTACCCTGA
- a CDS encoding thioesterase family protein has translation MPDRTPTHDFTLTVRYAETDAQGVVHHANYLTWFEEGRSEFLRQQGCFYSDMERDGFFVVVAKATVEYRSPSFYEDRITIATTLQRGRGRLLEFSYKATNQDGVLVAEGQTRHLVLDAERRMVSIPDKYQKLINRIEK, from the coding sequence ATGCCTGACCGGACACCGACCCACGATTTTACCCTGACCGTACGTTATGCCGAAACGGATGCACAGGGCGTTGTTCACCACGCCAATTATCTGACCTGGTTCGAAGAAGGTCGCTCGGAATTTCTGCGTCAGCAAGGTTGTTTTTATAGCGACATGGAGCGGGACGGCTTTTTCGTTGTCGTTGCCAAGGCGACAGTCGAATACCGTTCACCATCTTTCTATGAAGACCGCATCACTATTGCCACGACATTGCAGAGAGGGAGAGGGAGGCTGCTCGAATTCTCATATAAGGCGACGAATCAGGACGGTGTCCTTGTCGCCGAAGGGCAAACCCGGCATCTGGTCCTCGATGCTGAGCGTCGCATGGTGTCCATTCCTGACAAATATCAGAAACTCATAAACAGGATTGAGAAATAG
- the thrS gene encoding threonine--tRNA ligase: protein MSMLNVTLPDGAVKEVAAGTTPLDVARSIGEGLARQTVAAFLGDTLVDVTTSIDTDVDLRLVTLNTPEGLEIYRHSTAHLMAHAVKELYGHDVQVTIGPAIESGFYYDFFSDKHTFSPEEFDAIEQKMKDLAKANLPIERQVVKSSEAISLFREMGEDYKVELIEDLDVEEVTLYRQGTFVDLCRGPHIPTTGMLKVFKLTSVAGAYWRGDEKNAMLQRIYATAFTDKKELKQYLHRIEEAKKRDHRKLGRDLDLFSFSEEAGAGLVIWHPKGAMLRTLIEDFEKREHVKRGYDIVMGPQILRTELWQTSGHFDNYRENMYFTEIDEQSYGIKPMNCLAHMLIYKSKRRSYRDLPLRYFELGTVHRHEKSGVLHGLLRVRGFTQDDAHILCMPEQLDAEIKDVLSFVQYVMGIFGFEYELEISTRPEKAIGSDEDWERATKALQSALDDTGLPYEINEGDGAFYGPKIDIKLKDALDRKWQCATIQCDFTLPERFDLNYVGSDGEKHRPVMVHRVILGAIERFIGVLIEHYAGNFPLWISPVQVKVLNVTDSQADYVNKVCEELREQGVRVQADLRNEKLGFKIREAQMEKVPYMLVIGDQEVAAGTVTARHRSGENLEPMTPADFVQFIQEECRQFH from the coding sequence ATGTCGATGCTGAACGTAACATTGCCAGACGGAGCTGTTAAGGAAGTCGCTGCCGGAACAACGCCGCTTGACGTCGCCCGTTCCATTGGTGAGGGCCTTGCGCGCCAGACCGTTGCTGCTTTTCTTGGTGACACTCTGGTCGACGTGACAACTTCTATCGATACCGACGTTGATTTACGTCTGGTGACCCTAAATACCCCCGAGGGTCTTGAGATCTATCGTCATTCGACTGCCCACTTGATGGCCCATGCGGTTAAGGAGCTTTACGGTCATGATGTTCAGGTGACCATCGGTCCCGCGATTGAGTCGGGCTTCTATTACGATTTCTTCAGTGATAAGCATACCTTCAGTCCCGAAGAATTTGATGCGATCGAGCAGAAGATGAAGGATTTGGCCAAAGCCAACCTGCCTATCGAACGCCAGGTCGTTAAAAGCTCCGAGGCGATCTCACTGTTCCGTGAGATGGGCGAGGACTACAAGGTTGAGCTGATTGAAGACCTCGACGTGGAGGAAGTCACCCTTTATCGTCAAGGCACCTTTGTTGACCTGTGTCGTGGCCCCCATATCCCTACAACGGGCATGCTTAAGGTCTTTAAGCTAACCAGCGTTGCTGGTGCTTACTGGCGTGGCGATGAAAAGAACGCTATGCTACAGCGCATTTACGCGACAGCGTTTACCGATAAAAAAGAACTCAAGCAGTACCTGCATCGTATCGAAGAGGCCAAGAAACGTGATCATCGCAAACTTGGTCGTGATCTCGATCTCTTCTCTTTCAGCGAAGAAGCTGGCGCGGGTCTGGTGATCTGGCACCCCAAGGGTGCTATGTTGAGAACCTTGATTGAAGACTTTGAAAAGCGTGAGCATGTAAAACGTGGCTACGATATCGTCATGGGTCCGCAGATCCTGCGTACCGAGCTCTGGCAAACCTCGGGGCATTTCGATAACTACCGCGAGAATATGTATTTCACAGAGATTGATGAGCAGAGTTATGGCATCAAGCCGATGAACTGTCTCGCTCATATGTTGATCTACAAGTCCAAGAGACGCTCTTATCGTGATCTTCCCTTGCGTTACTTCGAGTTGGGAACAGTTCATCGCCACGAGAAGAGTGGTGTCCTGCACGGTCTGCTGCGTGTCCGCGGATTCACCCAGGACGATGCTCATATCCTCTGCATGCCCGAGCAGCTCGATGCTGAGATAAAAGACGTCTTGAGCTTTGTCCAGTATGTCATGGGAATCTTCGGTTTCGAATATGAGTTGGAAATCTCAACGCGCCCTGAAAAAGCCATCGGCTCCGACGAAGATTGGGAGCGCGCAACCAAGGCTTTGCAGAGTGCTCTTGATGACACCGGCCTGCCTTATGAGATCAACGAAGGCGACGGCGCTTTCTATGGTCCGAAGATCGATATCAAGCTGAAGGACGCTCTTGACAGGAAGTGGCAGTGTGCTACAATCCAGTGCGATTTCACCCTCCCTGAGAGGTTTGACCTCAACTATGTCGGGAGTGACGGCGAGAAACATCGGCCGGTCATGGTCCACCGGGTTATCCTGGGGGCCATTGAACGTTTTATTGGCGTGTTGATTGAGCACTACGCGGGCAACTTCCCTCTCTGGATTTCTCCGGTTCAGGTAAAAGTTCTCAACGTGACCGATAGTCAGGCCGATTATGTCAATAAGGTCTGTGAAGAACTGCGTGAGCAGGGTGTTCGCGTACAGGCTGATTTACGTAATGAAAAGCTGGGATTCAAGATTCGCGAAGCCCAGATGGAAAAAGTTCCATATATGTTGGTCATCGGCGATCAGGAAGTAGCCGCCGGTACCGTTACCGCTCGTCACCGTTCCGGCGAAAACCTGGAACCTATGACGCCAGCGGACTTTGTGCAATTCATTCAAGAAGAATGTCGACAGTTTCACTAG
- the infC gene encoding translation initiation factor IF-3, whose protein sequence is MSKDTTNINQAIRASEVRVIDDENNQLGVMDLNSALQAAEEQGLDLVEVSPTAKPPVCRIMDYGKYKYQQSKRAAEAKKKQVRVELKEVKLRPKTDDHDYQFKVRNAMRFLGEGNKVKVTIMFRGREVTHPEFGRRILERVAIDCKELGQVESRPNMSGRFMSMVISPIKK, encoded by the coding sequence ATAAGTAAGGACACAACAAATATCAACCAGGCAATTCGTGCCAGCGAAGTTCGCGTTATTGATGACGAGAACAACCAGCTGGGGGTTATGGACCTAAACTCTGCTTTACAAGCTGCAGAAGAACAAGGCCTTGACCTGGTTGAAGTCTCGCCGACCGCAAAGCCCCCTGTTTGCCGGATTATGGATTATGGCAAATATAAGTATCAGCAGAGCAAACGTGCTGCTGAGGCAAAGAAAAAGCAGGTCAGGGTTGAGCTCAAGGAAGTCAAGCTGCGTCCCAAAACTGATGATCATGATTACCAGTTTAAGGTGAGAAACGCTATGCGCTTCCTTGGCGAAGGTAATAAAGTCAAGGTTACGATCATGTTCCGTGGCCGGGAAGTGACACATCCTGAGTTCGGTCGTCGCATCCTCGAAAGAGTCGCTATAGATTGTAAGGAGCTTGGGCAGGTTGAAAGCAGACCGAATATGTCCGGACGCTTCATGAGCATGGTGATCAGCCCGATTAAGAAATAA